Proteins from a genomic interval of Pelagibaculum spongiae:
- a CDS encoding YggT family protein has translation MNSLTNAGLFLISSVFDLYMLIVLLRFLLQWARADFYNPISQAVVRLSNPPLRPLRRIIPGFKGLDMASLALVFALAAVKLILLISISPLAAPPVLTIAILTLGEFFSLLINTFFWSMIIQIILSWVFTFGSKNPSLAQIAQLTEQLTAPIVAPVRKILPPMGGLDLSPIPVILLLQFLEISLSGITLSLTDLARQF, from the coding sequence ATGAATTCCTTGACCAACGCAGGTCTATTTCTCATATCGAGCGTTTTTGACTTATATATGTTGATCGTGCTTTTGAGGTTCTTACTGCAATGGGCTCGAGCTGACTTTTACAATCCAATTTCCCAGGCAGTGGTTCGTTTAAGTAATCCACCACTGCGCCCATTACGCCGAATAATTCCTGGTTTTAAAGGGCTCGACATGGCGTCTTTAGCATTGGTTTTTGCTTTGGCGGCAGTCAAACTAATACTGTTAATTAGTATTAGTCCGCTGGCTGCACCACCAGTACTGACCATTGCAATTCTAACTTTGGGTGAGTTTTTCAGTTTACTGATCAATACCTTCTTCTGGTCGATGATTATTCAAATCATCCTCAGCTGGGTATTCACCTTTGGCAGTAAAAACCCATCACTGGCTCAAATCGCCCAATTGACTGAACAACTGACTGCACCAATAGTTGCACCGGTAAGAAAGATACTGCCACCAATGGGTGGTTTGGATCTAAGCCCAATCCCAGTCATTCTATTACTGCAATTTTTAGAGATTAGCTTGAGCGGAATTACCTTAAGTCTGACCGATCTAGCTCGCCAGTTCTAA
- a CDS encoding dynamin family protein yields METAAFDKHFQACSQWRKQLLSKAYEYRQWLTNNRLLTDSAEEELDLLESQLSGDQLTLAFIGEFSRGKSELINALFFAEFGCRVLPSQPGRTTMCPTELMFDHDTRLSWIRLLPIETRLQQLSLMELREKPECWRQLPLSSTDPEAIKSTLSKVTETRLVSITDAEALGFDPAMLENSNEQPGMVSIPAWRHAMVSFPHPLLQQGLRVLDTPGLNAVGSEPELTLSLLPSADAVVFVLAADAGVSASDLSIWKERVMRMRFNGNGNLIAVLNKADTISDDMDPSNDPATMLNKLRQITASQLALTTDQVLPISAKQGLLGKARHDYRMLENSNLPRLEKLLADLLISQRGEPMVRQSAQKLQLMIAQSNNHLELRHSQVLQQQQQLSQLSNSNRENVDRLVIMTRNRQTTYQRQLQSLRASQRLIEMQARQLRSIVSDQQVNQMVERTRINLDSSWTTPGLSAAMRQFFHDLDNHLARLNHQIKLAARLQESVFHRFDEQFKVPVPAPKALQLELQMNSLTHIRNETEQFSTSLKMTLSIQNQVSRFFFNTSVNQVLQQTRMMQRQIQQWGHRSLQPLLEHCHQQKHLMQQHLKSLNKLGRSGQDARRRQQALRALADKINQQKKLLQQIEVSLDQPAYTPKLTTTGQPLVLVSDKRAI; encoded by the coding sequence ATGGAAACAGCAGCATTTGATAAACACTTTCAAGCATGCAGCCAATGGCGCAAGCAGTTGCTGTCGAAAGCCTATGAATATCGCCAGTGGCTGACCAATAATCGTCTGCTTACAGATTCTGCTGAAGAAGAATTAGATCTATTAGAAAGCCAGCTTTCTGGAGATCAACTCACGCTCGCTTTTATCGGTGAGTTCTCGCGCGGTAAAAGTGAGCTGATTAATGCTTTATTCTTTGCTGAGTTCGGCTGCCGGGTACTACCTTCCCAACCTGGTCGCACTACCATGTGCCCTACCGAGCTAATGTTCGATCATGACACCCGCCTAAGCTGGATTCGCTTACTGCCGATTGAAACTCGCTTACAGCAATTGTCTTTAATGGAACTGCGAGAAAAACCAGAATGTTGGCGACAGCTGCCTTTGTCATCGACCGATCCTGAAGCAATTAAAAGTACTCTGTCTAAAGTGACCGAAACACGCTTGGTTAGCATCACAGATGCTGAAGCACTGGGTTTCGATCCGGCAATGCTAGAAAACTCCAACGAACAACCGGGCATGGTTTCTATTCCGGCTTGGCGTCATGCAATGGTTAGTTTTCCGCACCCATTATTGCAACAAGGTCTGCGAGTATTAGACACACCCGGCTTAAATGCAGTAGGCAGCGAACCTGAATTAACTCTCAGCTTATTGCCTTCTGCCGATGCTGTGGTATTTGTTTTGGCAGCTGATGCCGGAGTTTCTGCATCCGATCTTTCTATCTGGAAAGAACGGGTCATGCGGATGCGCTTTAACGGCAATGGCAATTTAATTGCCGTGCTGAATAAGGCCGACACCATTAGCGATGATATGGATCCGAGTAACGATCCAGCCACCATGCTAAACAAATTACGCCAGATCACAGCAAGTCAGCTGGCACTCACCACCGACCAGGTTCTGCCGATTTCAGCTAAACAAGGCTTATTAGGTAAAGCCCGTCACGATTACCGCATGCTGGAAAATAGTAATTTACCCCGACTGGAAAAATTACTGGCCGATTTACTGATTAGCCAGCGCGGTGAGCCAATGGTTCGCCAAAGTGCACAAAAGCTGCAATTAATGATCGCGCAAAGCAATAACCATTTAGAGCTACGTCACTCGCAGGTATTGCAACAGCAGCAGCAACTTTCCCAGTTATCCAATAGCAATCGGGAAAATGTTGATCGCTTGGTCATCATGACCCGCAACCGACAGACCACTTACCAACGCCAGTTGCAAAGTTTACGAGCCAGCCAGCGATTAATCGAAATGCAGGCCCGGCAACTGCGCAGCATTGTCAGCGACCAGCAAGTTAATCAAATGGTCGAACGTACTCGAATTAATTTAGACAGCAGCTGGACCACGCCAGGTTTGTCAGCGGCAATGCGCCAGTTCTTCCACGATCTGGATAATCATTTGGCTCGTTTGAATCATCAAATTAAACTGGCCGCCAGACTTCAAGAATCTGTATTTCATCGATTTGATGAACAGTTCAAAGTGCCGGTGCCTGCGCCCAAAGCACTGCAGCTTGAACTGCAAATGAACAGTCTGACCCATATTCGTAATGAAACAGAACAGTTCAGCACCAGCTTGAAAATGACCCTCAGCATTCAAAATCAGGTTAGCCGTTTCTTTTTCAATACCTCGGTCAATCAGGTATTGCAGCAAACTCGAATGATGCAGCGACAAATCCAGCAATGGGGTCATCGTTCATTACAGCCATTGCTAGAACACTGTCATCAGCAAAAACATTTAATGCAGCAGCATTTAAAGTCACTGAATAAATTAGGCCGCTCGGGACAAGATGCTCGCCGTCGTCAACAAGCACTGCGAGCGCTGGCTGATAAGATAAATCAGCAGAAAAAATTACTGCAACAAATTGAGGTCTCGCTGGATCAACCCGCCTACACGCCGAAATTAACTACTACAGGACAACCTTTGGTGCTTGTGTCTGACAAGCGTGCTATTTAA
- the proC gene encoding pyrroline-5-carboxylate reductase, with protein sequence MASCTIGFIGGGNMAASMIGGLIANQWPAEKIIVSDPTAETRNKLQQQFSITTADNNQQVAEQADVIVLAIKPQIMQQVCLALAESLSQKQSVVISIAAGITCSALKSWLGDSISLVRVMPNTPALLGVGISGLYAQGTSAEQKALAIEVMSSAGEVVEVEQESLIDSVTAISGSGPAYFFLLMEAMEKTAQQLGLNQQQAAQLVQATANGAAQMAKQTGLDAAELRRRVTSPGGTTAAAINQFIDEDFIGLVDRALHAAEKRSIEMGEQFANQETL encoded by the coding sequence ATGGCATCTTGCACAATTGGTTTTATCGGTGGCGGCAATATGGCAGCCAGCATGATTGGTGGACTTATTGCTAATCAATGGCCAGCAGAAAAAATTATTGTTAGTGACCCGACCGCCGAAACGCGTAATAAGCTTCAGCAACAATTTTCTATTACAACGGCAGATAATAACCAACAGGTTGCTGAACAAGCTGATGTGATTGTTTTAGCGATCAAGCCGCAAATTATGCAGCAAGTTTGTCTGGCATTGGCAGAAAGTTTGAGCCAGAAACAATCGGTTGTGATATCGATTGCCGCAGGAATCACTTGTAGTGCATTGAAAAGCTGGCTGGGTGATTCCATATCCTTGGTCAGAGTCATGCCAAATACACCAGCTTTGCTCGGCGTTGGTATTAGTGGTTTATATGCCCAAGGTACCTCCGCTGAACAAAAAGCATTAGCAATTGAAGTGATGTCATCTGCCGGAGAAGTGGTAGAAGTTGAACAGGAATCATTGATCGACAGTGTGACGGCAATTTCTGGTAGCGGCCCGGCTTATTTCTTTCTATTAATGGAAGCAATGGAAAAAACTGCACAACAGCTAGGCTTGAATCAACAACAAGCTGCACAGCTAGTGCAAGCTACCGCCAATGGCGCTGCACAAATGGCCAAGCAAACTGGACTAGATGCAGCTGAACTTCGTCGTCGCGTTACCTCACCCGGGGGCACCACGGCCGCAGCAATAAACCAGTTTATTGATGAAGATTTTATTGGGTTAGTCGATCGGGCGCTGCATGCTGCAGAAAAAAGATCGATTGAAATGGGCGAACAATTCGCCAACCAGGAGACACTATGA
- a CDS encoding type VI secretion system-associated FHA domain protein, translated as MRLEVVGSPKGIRLVSLSFEITNNAKIGIDDECEIILPPFGPLEGNDAKLLQINQNWFVESLSNDRLAINQSDQYLAQGQRVMLRQSDTLFIRGFHLKASLGQEISSVSSHLFHSIEDLSALCPDSERQEHESQLKQAKLIKAMEFALEQALVEFEPWRVEKNIKDRHKHPLGLGPNYWKEYHKYFDRMVAEQKIKQKFFSNFWESVEKNGGSL; from the coding sequence ATGAGACTAGAAGTTGTTGGATCACCAAAAGGGATTCGACTGGTCAGCCTGAGCTTTGAAATTACCAACAATGCCAAAATTGGTATTGATGATGAATGCGAGATTATTTTGCCACCATTTGGTCCTTTGGAAGGCAATGATGCAAAGCTGCTGCAAATTAACCAAAACTGGTTCGTTGAATCGCTCAGTAATGACCGTTTAGCAATTAATCAATCGGATCAATATCTTGCTCAAGGGCAGCGAGTGATGCTTCGTCAAAGTGACACATTGTTTATCCGAGGCTTTCATCTAAAGGCTTCTTTAGGCCAAGAGATAAGTTCAGTTAGTTCGCACTTGTTTCATAGCATTGAAGATCTATCTGCACTCTGTCCTGATTCTGAACGGCAAGAGCACGAAAGCCAGCTTAAGCAAGCTAAACTGATCAAAGCAATGGAGTTTGCACTAGAACAAGCTTTGGTTGAATTTGAGCCTTGGCGAGTAGAAAAAAATATCAAAGATCGACATAAGCATCCGCTAGGTTTAGGGCCAAATTATTGGAAGGAGTACCATAAGTACTTCGATCGGATGGTTGCGGAACAAAAAATCAAACAGAAGTTTTTTTCCAATTTTTGGGAAAGCGTCGAAAAAAATGGAGGCAGTCTGTGA
- a CDS encoding YggS family pyridoxal phosphate-dependent enzyme, producing MKSIATKLTDVQTRISEAILHSQATQKVQLVAVSKYHSVDSVRQAVAAGQIAFGENYLQPALEKIDALSALSLQWHFIGPLQSNKSKAVAENFDWLHTLDRLKLAKRLNDQRPQHLTPLNVCLQVNISHDPAKSGLAVADVIPLAQQISQLPNIKLRGLMCIPMQKQGFEAQKQELLPMQDLLKQLQQICPDADTLSMGMSGDLEAAVAAGATMVRIGTDIFGPRPDPKYNEA from the coding sequence ATGAAATCTATAGCGACCAAACTAACCGACGTTCAGACAAGAATTTCTGAAGCAATCTTGCACTCACAAGCCACTCAAAAAGTGCAACTTGTGGCCGTCAGCAAGTATCACTCCGTTGATTCTGTTCGCCAAGCAGTTGCTGCAGGGCAGATAGCGTTTGGTGAAAACTATTTGCAACCCGCCCTAGAAAAGATAGACGCTCTTTCAGCGCTTTCTTTGCAATGGCACTTCATTGGCCCACTGCAATCGAATAAATCTAAAGCGGTTGCTGAAAACTTTGATTGGCTGCACACATTGGACCGGTTAAAACTGGCCAAACGCTTAAATGATCAACGCCCGCAACATTTAACACCATTAAATGTTTGTTTGCAGGTCAATATTAGTCATGACCCTGCTAAATCAGGCCTAGCAGTGGCTGATGTGATACCACTAGCGCAACAAATCAGCCAACTACCCAATATCAAACTGCGCGGTTTAATGTGCATTCCAATGCAAAAGCAGGGATTTGAAGCACAAAAGCAAGAGCTTTTGCCAATGCAAGACTTACTGAAACAGCTGCAGCAAATTTGCCCGGATGCTGACACCTTGTCTATGGGTATGTCTGGTGATTTAGAAGCCGCCGTCGCAGCAGGCGCTACCATGGTTCGCATTGGTACCGATATTTTTGGCCCAAGGCCTGACCCTAAATATAACGAGGCATAA
- the tssJ gene encoding type VI secretion system lipoprotein TssJ has product MRNFIALIMVLFLASCAGGLPFVNDKPAEEPQKIVAEPKAKAPIKKTSKPKAAVAPKLNIQLVADKGINVNALGQSSPVVVRIYQLKDLRQFDAIGFIDLYEDDGVLLQGSLVNIRELDPLAPGKSTRLQLPLYKATHYVAVMAAFSDYESGIPLDVIKVNSKKVSNLKIRLTGNKVKISSTK; this is encoded by the coding sequence GTGAGAAATTTCATTGCTCTGATTATGGTGCTGTTTTTAGCTAGTTGTGCTGGTGGACTTCCGTTTGTAAATGACAAGCCAGCAGAAGAACCACAAAAAATTGTTGCTGAGCCAAAGGCTAAAGCACCCATCAAGAAAACCAGCAAACCCAAAGCAGCCGTAGCACCAAAATTAAACATACAATTAGTTGCTGATAAAGGAATTAACGTCAATGCACTGGGGCAGTCTTCACCGGTGGTGGTTCGGATTTATCAACTGAAAGATCTCAGACAATTCGATGCAATCGGATTTATTGATCTTTATGAAGATGATGGTGTTTTACTGCAAGGTTCTTTAGTTAATATTCGTGAGTTGGATCCATTAGCGCCAGGTAAGAGTACTCGGTTACAACTGCCACTTTATAAAGCGACTCATTATGTAGCCGTGATGGCAGCGTTTTCAGATTATGAATCGGGTATACCATTGGATGTGATTAAGGTGAACTCAAAGAAAGTTAGTAATTTAAAGATTCGCCTGACCGGCAATAAAGTAAAAATCTCGTCAACCAAGTAG
- a CDS encoding type IV pilus twitching motility protein PilT has protein sequence MDITELLAFAIKNNASDLHLSAEMPPMIRVDGDVRRINVESLDHKTVRALIYDIMNDKQRRDYEEFFETDFSFEVPGLSRFRVNAFNHNRGAGAVFRTIPSTILSLEELGCPPVFKTIADNPRGLVLVTGPTGSGKSTTLAAMVDYINQNKYQHILTIEDPIEFVHQSKKSLVNQREVHTDTLGFSEALRSALREDPDVVLVGEMRDLETIRLAMTAAETGHLVFGTLHTTSAAKTIDRIVDVFPGEEKSMVRSMLSESLRAVISQTLLKRVGGGRIAAHEIMLGTPAIRNLIREDKVAQMYSTIQTGQSQGMQTLDQNLKDMVNKGVVTRLDAREKAHNQAEF, from the coding sequence ATGGACATTACCGAACTGTTGGCATTTGCCATCAAAAATAATGCCTCCGACTTGCATTTGTCGGCGGAGATGCCGCCAATGATTCGTGTCGATGGTGATGTGCGCCGCATTAACGTCGAGTCGTTGGATCACAAGACGGTTAGAGCGCTGATTTACGACATCATGAATGACAAGCAGCGAAGGGACTATGAAGAGTTCTTTGAAACTGACTTCTCATTTGAAGTACCTGGGCTTTCACGTTTCCGTGTTAACGCCTTCAACCATAATCGTGGTGCCGGTGCGGTTTTCCGTACTATCCCTTCGACTATCTTGAGTCTGGAAGAACTGGGCTGCCCGCCAGTTTTCAAGACAATTGCTGATAATCCACGCGGCCTGGTATTGGTTACAGGGCCAACCGGTTCTGGTAAATCAACCACATTGGCTGCGATGGTTGATTACATAAACCAGAATAAGTATCAGCATATTTTGACCATTGAGGACCCGATAGAATTTGTCCATCAGTCTAAAAAGAGCCTTGTCAATCAGCGTGAAGTCCACACTGATACATTGGGCTTCTCCGAAGCACTGCGTTCAGCGCTTCGTGAAGACCCGGACGTGGTTCTGGTTGGTGAGATGCGAGACCTTGAAACAATCCGTCTTGCGATGACTGCAGCAGAAACGGGTCACCTAGTTTTTGGTACTTTGCACACGACTTCGGCAGCAAAAACAATTGACCGTATCGTTGACGTATTCCCGGGTGAAGAAAAGTCGATGGTTCGTTCTATGTTGTCTGAGTCATTGCGAGCAGTAATTTCGCAAACACTACTCAAACGAGTCGGTGGCGGTCGAATTGCAGCCCATGAAATTATGTTGGGTACACCGGCAATTCGTAACCTGATCCGTGAAGACAAAGTGGCACAGATGTATTCCACGATTCAGACCGGCCAATCGCAAGGCATGCAAACTCTGGATCAAAACCTGAAAGATATGGTTAATAAGGGAGTAGTAACTCGTTTGGATGCGCGTGAAAAGGCGCATAACCAAGCTGAGTTCTAA